One genomic region from Vitis riparia cultivar Riparia Gloire de Montpellier isolate 1030 chromosome 17, EGFV_Vit.rip_1.0, whole genome shotgun sequence encodes:
- the LOC117904365 gene encoding plasma membrane ATPase 1, with product MADKPEVLEAVLKETVDLENIPIEEVFENLRCSREGLTSEAAQERLAIFGYNRLEEKKESKFLKFLGFMWNPLSWVMEAAAIMAIALANGGGKPPDWQDFVGIITLLVINSTISFIEENNAGNAAAALMARLAPKAKVLRDGRWSEEDAAVLVPGDIISIKLGDIIPADARLLEGDPLKIDQSALTGESLPVTKGPGDGIYSGSTCKQGEIEAVVIATGVHTFFGKAAHLVDTTNQVGHFQKVLTAIGNFCICSIAVGMIIEIIVMYPIQDRDYRPGIDNLLVLLIGGIPIAMPTVLSVTMAIGSHRLSQQGAITKRMTAIEEMAGMDVLCSDKTGTLTLNKLTVDKNLIEVFAKGVDPDTVVLMAARASRIENQDAIDTAIVGMLADPKEARAGIQEVHFLPFNPTDKRTALTYIDSEGKMHRVSKGAPEQILNLARNKSEIERRVHAVIDKFAERGLRSLAVAYQEVPDGRKESAGGPWQFIGLMPLFDPPRHDSAETIRRALNLGVNVKMITGDQLAIGKETGRRLGMGTNMYPSSALLGQNKDESIAALPIDELIEKADGFAGVFPEHKYEIVKRLQARKHICGMTGDGVNDAPALKKADIGIAVADATDAARSASDIVLTEPGLSVIISAVLTSRAIFQRMKNYTIYAVSITIRIVLGFMLLALIWEFDFPPFMVLIIAILNDGTIMTISKDRVKPSPLPDSWKLAEIFTTGIVLGSYLAMMTVIFFWVAYKTDFFPRVFHVSTLEKTAHDDFRKLASAIYLQVSTVSQALIFVTRSRSWSYVERPGLLLVGAFLVAQLVATLIAVYANWSFAAIEGIGWGWAGVIWLYNIIFYIPLDFIKFIIRYALSGRAWDLVIEQRIAFTRQKDFGKEARELKWAHAQRTLHGLQPPDTKMFTDRTNFTELNQMAEEAKRRAEIARLRELHTLKGHVESVVRLKGLDINTIPQAYTV from the exons ATGGCGGACAAGCCTGAAGTTTTGGAGGCAGTGTTGAAGGAAACTGTGGATTTG GAAAACATACCCATTGAGGAGGTTTTTGAGAATCTGAGATGTAGCAGAGAGGGTCTCACTTCTGAGGCTGCTCAGGAGAGACTAGCTATTTTTGGGTACAACAGGCTCGAAGAGAAAAAG GAGAGcaaatttctgaaatttttggGGTTTATGTGGAATCCTCTCTCATGGGTTATGGAAGCTGCTGCTATCATGGCCATTGCCCTTGCCAATGGAGGA GGAAAGCCTCCTGACTGGCAAGACTTTGTGGGTATCATTACTCTGCTTGTTATCAACTCCACCATTAGTTTTATCGAGGAAAACAATGCGGGTAACGCTGCTGCTGCTCTCATGGCTCGTCTTGCTCCTAAAGCCAAG GTTCTTAGAGATGGAAGGTGGAGTGAGGAAGACGCTGCTGTTTTAGTGCCGGGTGACATAATTAGTATTAAACTTGGAGATATTATTCCTGCTGATGCTCGTCTTCTTGAAGGGGACCCTCTAAAAATTGACCAA TCTGCACTTACTGGGGAGTCCCTTCCTGTTACAAAAGGCCCTGGAGATGGGATTTATTCTGGTTCTACTTGCAAACAGGGAGAAATTGAAGCAGTGGTCATTGCCACAGGAGTCCATACCTTCTTTGGGAAGGCGGCTCACCTTGTTGATACCACTAACCAAGTGGGGCACTTCCAAAAG GTCTTGACTGCAATTGGGAATTTCTGTATTTGCTCTATTGCTGTGGGGATGATCATTGAAATCATCGTCATGTATCCCATTCAGGACCGGGATTATCGTCCTGGAATTGACAATCTTCTTGTGCTTCTCATTGGAGGAATTCCTATTGCCATGCCTACAGTTTTGTCAGTGACCATGGCCATTGGCTCTCATCGTTTATCTCAGCAG GGAGCTATCACAAAGAGAATGACGGCAATAGAAGAGATGGCGGGCATGGACGTGCTTTGCAGTGACAAGACTGGAACTCTAACATTGAACAAACTGACTGTTGACAAGAATCTTATTGAG gttTTTGCTAAAGGAGTAGACCCGGATACTGTAGTTCTGATGGCTGCTCGGGCCTCCCGAATAGAAAACCAAGATGCTATTGATACTGCTATAGTTGGAATGCTGGCTGATCCAAAAGAG GCACGAGCAGGTATTCAAGAAGTGCACTTCCTTCCTTTCAATCCCACTGATAAGCGAACAGCATTGACTTATATTGACAGTGAAGGCAAAATGCATAGGGTCAGCAAAGGTGCACCGGAGCAG ATACTAAATCTTGCACGCAATAAGTCAGAAATAGAGCGTAGGGTTCATGCTGTGATTGATAAGTTTGCAGAGCGAGGTTTACGATCACTTGCTGTTGCATACCAG GAAGTTCCAGACGGTAGGAAAGAGAGTGCTGGAGGCCCATGGCAGTTCATTGGTCTCATGCCCCTCTTTGACCCGCCCAGGCATGATAGTGCAGAGACTATAAGGAGGGCTTTGAACCTTGGAGTAAATGTTAAAATGATTACAG GGGATCAACTGGCTATAGGAAAGGAAACTGGACGCCGCTTGGGAATGGGGACAAATATGTATCCTTCTTCTGCTTTGCTAGGGCAGAATAAGGATGAGTCTATTGCTGCTTTACCAATTGATGAGCTGATAGAGAAGGCTGATGGTTTTGCTGGTGTTTTCCCTG AGCACAAATATGAGATTGTAAAACGCTTGCAAGCTAGGAAGCATATATGTGGAATGACTGGTGATGGGGTTAATGATGCTCCTGCGCTTAAGAAGGCTGACATTGGTATTGCTGTTGCTGATGCAACTGATGCAGCTCGTAGTGCTTCTGATATTGTCCTTACTGAACCTGGCCTTAGTGTTATCATCAGTGCTGTTTTGACCAGTCGAGCAATCTTCCAAAGGATGAAAAATTACACT ATATATGCAGTTTCCATTACAATTCGTATTGTG CTTGGTTTCATGCTGCTGGCCCTCATCTGGGAGTTTGACTTCCCGCCTTTTATGGTGCTCATCATTGCGATTCTCAATGATG GTACCATTATGACAATATCAAAGGACAGGGTGAAACCATCTCCTCTACCAGACAGCTGGAAGCTGGCTGAGATTTTTACAACTGGCATTGTTCTTGGCAGTTACTTGGCAATGATGACAGTCATTTTCTTTTGGGTTGCATACAAAACAGACTTCTTCCCG CGGGTATTTCATGTGTCAACCCTTGAGAAAACAGCTCATGATGACTTCCGAAAGCTTGCGTCTGCAATATACCTGCAAGTGAGCACTGTCAGTCAGGCTCTCATATTTGTGACCCGATCTCGAAGTTGGTCTTATGTTGAGCGTCCTGGCTTGTTGCTTGTGGGGGCTTTCTTGGTTGCTCAGCTG GTTGCTACTTTGATTGCAGTCTATGCTAATTGGAGCTTTGCTGCAATTGAAGGAATTGGTTGGGGTTGGGCTGGTGTAATTTGGCTCTATAACATCATCTTCTACATCCCACTTGATTTCATAAAGTTCATTATCCGCTATGCTTTAAGTGGAAGGGCCTGGGATCTTGTTATTGAGCAAAGG ATTGCCTTCACAAGGCAAAAGGATTTTGGGAAAGAAGCACGTGAACTTAAATGGGCACATGCACAAAGAACCCTTCATGGTTTGCAACCACCAGACACTAAGATGTTCACTGACCGAACCAATTTCACAGAACTCAACCAGATGGCTGAAGAAGCCAAAAGGAGAGCTGAAATTGCAAG GTTGAGAGAACTCCATACTCTGAAAGGTCACGTGGAATCAGTGGTGAGATTGAAGGGCCTTGACATAAACACGATCCCGCAAGCTTACACAGTATGA